A genomic segment from Apium graveolens cultivar Ventura unplaced genomic scaffold, ASM990537v1 ctg4015, whole genome shotgun sequence encodes:
- the LOC141701539 gene encoding protein disulfide isomerase-like 1-5 isoform X1, with protein sequence MEVVLILTFLALFRVSEGPECEAFVKVATSDNEIQFAQTNSNKVARILFPIIKAPYHFLGLVKSEQEKFTSLENAFKVGKNQFLDDNKFVLVRLLTKINFARVYSSSNKLQFLALLFVVFIR encoded by the exons ATGGAAGTTGTTCTAATACTCACTTTCTTAGCACTATTTCGGGTATCTGAG GGTCCCGAGTGTGAAGCATTTGTGAAGGTCGCAACTTCAGACAATGAAATTCAATTTGCTCAAACAAACAGCAACAAGGTTGCCAGAATTTTATTCCCAATTATTAAGGCACCATATCATTTTCTTGGCCTGGTGAAAAGCGAGCAGGAGAAATTTACAAGTCTCG AAAATGCTTTTAAAGTGGGCAAAAATCAGTTTTTAGATGATAACAAATTCGTGTTAGTTAGGCTTCTGACTAAAATCAACTTTGCTAGAGTGTATTCTAGTTCAAACAAACTACAG TTTCTTGCATTACTATTTGTGGTGTTTATCCGATGA
- the LOC141701539 gene encoding protein disulfide isomerase-like 1-5 isoform X2, with the protein MEVVLILTFLALFRVSEGPECEAFVKVATSDNEIQFAQTNSNKVARILFPIIKAPYHFLGLVKSEQEKFTSLENAFKVGKNQFLDDNKFVLVRLLTKINFARVYSSSNKLQVVCVFS; encoded by the exons ATGGAAGTTGTTCTAATACTCACTTTCTTAGCACTATTTCGGGTATCTGAG GGTCCCGAGTGTGAAGCATTTGTGAAGGTCGCAACTTCAGACAATGAAATTCAATTTGCTCAAACAAACAGCAACAAGGTTGCCAGAATTTTATTCCCAATTATTAAGGCACCATATCATTTTCTTGGCCTGGTGAAAAGCGAGCAGGAGAAATTTACAAGTCTCG AAAATGCTTTTAAAGTGGGCAAAAATCAGTTTTTAGATGATAACAAATTCGTGTTAGTTAGGCTTCTGACTAAAATCAACTTTGCTAGAGTGTATTCTAGTTCAAACAAACTACAGGTCGTTTGTGTTTTCTCTTAG